A section of the Nitrospirota bacterium genome encodes:
- a CDS encoding BrnT family toxin, producing the protein MIDFQKIEGFDWDEGNQRKNQKHDVTQAESEQVFINKPLLILSDEKHSRNEPRYHALGKTSEGRLLHITFTLRGGDTRVRVISARDMHNKERRSYDQKIKTSA; encoded by the coding sequence ATGATAGACTTTCAGAAGATAGAGGGCTTTGACTGGGATGAAGGTAATCAGCGAAAGAATCAAAAGCATGATGTTACACAGGCAGAGTCTGAGCAGGTTTTTATAAATAAACCACTGCTTATTTTGTCTGATGAGAAACATAGCCGGAATGAACCGAGATACCATGCACTTGGGAAAACATCTGAAGGAAGATTGTTGCATATAACATTTACATTGCGCGGTGGTGATACGAGAGTAAGAGTAATATCTGCCAGGGATATGCACAACAAAGAGAGGAGGAGTTATGACCAAAAAATTAAAACCAGTGCCTAA
- a CDS encoding BrnA antitoxin family protein — MTKKLKPVPKFRSEAEERKFWETHDSTEYFDWSKSVTATFPNLKPSTQSISLRLPKDLLERIKIEANKRDVPYQSLIKVWLAEKVG, encoded by the coding sequence ATGACCAAAAAATTAAAACCAGTGCCTAAGTTTAGGTCTGAAGCTGAAGAAAGGAAGTTTTGGGAGACACACGATAGTACAGAATATTTTGACTGGTCAAAGAGTGTTACTGCAACATTCCCGAATCTTAAACCATCCACGCAGTCCATCTCACTGCGGCTGCCAAAAGACCTGTTGGAACGTATTAAGATTGAAGCTAATAAGCGTGATGTCCCGTACCAATCCCTCATAAAAGTATGGCTTGCCGAGAAAGTAGGATAG
- a CDS encoding WYL domain-containing protein — MEESQNFFIDIAPIEEQEDGALILRATIQGTRELKWWTYHWIPYCEIISPPELREEVIGEMKAMLDVYGK; from the coding sequence ATTGAAGAAAGTCAGAATTTTTTTATAGATATAGCCCCGATTGAAGAACAGGAAGACGGGGCACTGATTTTAAGGGCAACAATACAAGGAACAAGGGAGCTTAAATGGTGGACATACCACTGGATACCCTATTGCGAAATCATATCGCCACCTGAGCTGAGAGAAGAGGTCATAGGTGAGATGAAAGCGATGCTGGATGTGTATGGTAAGTGA
- a CDS encoding energy transducer TonB, producing the protein MKFFRKDSNKFLFKNILTIALMVYFAVVPVTCSASLSKAAAEGEGKVLFKARNRESIKEVLTSYSGSIAFLYRKALRDNPALKGTITVEFTIEPTGKIINARIASSTVNDHEFEDEVLKCIQTWRFPPFPNSGKTVIKYPLDFKPAKD; encoded by the coding sequence ATGAAATTTTTCAGAAAAGATAGCAATAAGTTCCTGTTCAAAAATATACTTACCATTGCACTTATGGTTTATTTTGCAGTTGTTCCGGTTACATGCTCAGCCTCTCTGAGCAAGGCGGCAGCAGAGGGAGAAGGAAAGGTTTTATTTAAAGCAAGGAACCGTGAGTCAATAAAAGAGGTGCTTACATCCTACAGTGGGAGTATAGCCTTTCTTTACAGGAAGGCACTCAGAGACAATCCGGCACTCAAAGGGACAATAACTGTTGAATTTACGATTGAGCCAACCGGAAAGATTATAAATGCACGAATTGCCTCAAGCACGGTGAATGACCATGAATTTGAAGACGAGGTTTTAAAATGCATACAGACATGGAGATTTCCGCCATTTCCTAACAGCGGTAAAACTGTAATAAAGTATCCACTGGATTTTAAACCGGCAAAAGACTAA